In a genomic window of Quercus lobata isolate SW786 chromosome 4, ValleyOak3.0 Primary Assembly, whole genome shotgun sequence:
- the LOC115983178 gene encoding trans-resveratrol di-O-methyltransferase-like, which translates to MKLRIKEISTKMDLIHGEGVSELFQVQCHLYKHIFSYIDSMSLKCAIQLGIPDTIHNHGQPITLQELVSKLNIHPQKTSCMHRLMRLLVHSGFFAKTIVHENQEKEKEEESYTLTPSSRLILKDNVTSLSPFVLAMLDPALVTPWQFLGDWFRGSEVTPFEKAHRKGVLDYCSQNPEYNNIFNEGMASDSRLMNLVVKDYKPIFEGLGSLIDVGGGIGTVARIISEAFPHMKCTVLDLPHVVANLPDSKNLKFVGGDMFQYIPPADAILLKWILHDWSDEECVNILKNCKEAITSRGKEGKVIIIDVVVNQEKDEQNVTTTKLFFDALMMVVLTGKERNKKEWEKLFLEAGFSHYKIVSSFGMKSIIEIYL; encoded by the exons ATGAAGCTTAGAATTAAAGAAATCAGCACTAAGATGGATCTCATTCATGGTGAGGGAGTGAGTGAGTTATTTCAGGTACAATGTCATTTGTATAAACACATTTTTAGCTACATAGATTCCATGTCACTTAAATGTGCAATTCAGCTAGGCATTCCTGACACAATCCACAACCATGGCCAACCTATTACTCTCCAAGAGTTGGTCTCTAAGCTTAATATTCACCCCCAAAAAACTAGCTGCATGCACAGGCTTATGCGTCTATTGGTGCACTCTGGCTTCTTCGCTAAAACTATTGTTcatgaaaatcaagaaaaagaaaaagaagaagaatcctATACTCTCACACCTTCTTCTAGGCTTATCCTCAAAGACAATGTCACTAGCTTATCACCATTTGTTCTAGCAATGCTTGACCCTGCACTTGTAACCCCATGGCAGTTCTTGGGAGATTGGTTTCGGGGGAGTGAGGTCACACCTTTTGAGAAAGCACACAGGAAAGGTGTCTTGGACTACTGCAGCCAAAACCCAGAATACAATAACATTTTCAATGAAGGAATGGCCAGTGATTCCCGACTGATGAACTTGGTTGTTAAGGACTACAAGCCCATTTTTGAGGGTTTAGGTTCATTGATTGATGTTGGAGGTGGTATTGGCACAGTAGCAAGGATTATTTCTGAGGCATTTCCTCACATGAAATGCACTGTGCTTGATCTCCCACATgttgttgccaacttgccaGATAGtaaaaatctgaaatttgttGGTGGCGATATGTTTCAGTATATCCCTCCTGCAGATGCCATTCTGCTCAAG TGGATTTTGCATGATTGGAGTGATGAGGAATGTGTCAACATACTGAAAAATTGCAAGGAGGCTATTACGAGCAGAGGTAAGGAAGGAAAGGTAATTATCATAGACGTAGTGGTAAATCAAGAGAAGGATGAACAAAATGTTACCACTACAAAGCTCTTCTTTGATGCACTAATGATGGTTGTGCTCActggaaaagagagaaacaagaAAGAATGGGAGAAGCTGTTCTTGGAGGCTGGCTTTAGCCACTACAAAATTGTGTCATCATTTGGCATGAAGTCCATCATTGAGATTTATCTTTAG